The proteins below come from a single Microbacterium sp. SLBN-154 genomic window:
- a CDS encoding IS481 family transposase, which produces MSSKHRVVVLKIVVGELSVTDAAEGYGISRRHLHRLLARYREHGLEGLEALSRAPKSSPHAATDRVRDRIVQLRSALTAAGTDAGPITIAWHLGQEGLRAPSTSTIRRILHAAGLIMPEPRKRPRSSFVRFEAAQPNETWQSDFTHWRLADATDVEILNWLDDHSRLLLSCTAHHPVTGRTVVDTFRAAVDTYGPPASTLTDNGRVYTARHARARNEFEYVLAALGIVQKNGAPNHPQTQGKIERFHQTLKRWLAARPRAHTIPELQAQLDQFRDHYNTARPHRAHGTTPAAAYAATAKAAPAGHSDHTHYRVRHDHVGTNGKISFRRAGRMHHLGVGALHRGAPVILIADDTTITVVATRTGEIIASNQIQPDKTYWRNTMKAPGRWPEAFKP; this is translated from the coding sequence ATGTCGTCGAAGCATCGGGTCGTGGTGTTGAAGATCGTCGTCGGGGAGCTCTCGGTCACCGACGCGGCCGAGGGGTACGGCATTTCGAGACGACATCTTCACCGGCTGCTCGCCCGCTACCGGGAGCACGGGCTCGAAGGACTTGAGGCGTTGTCGCGGGCTCCGAAGTCGTCCCCGCACGCGGCGACTGACCGGGTGCGAGACCGGATCGTGCAACTGCGGAGCGCACTGACGGCAGCGGGGACAGACGCCGGACCGATCACGATCGCGTGGCACCTTGGTCAGGAGGGACTGAGAGCCCCGTCGACGTCGACAATCCGCCGGATCCTGCATGCTGCCGGCCTGATCATGCCAGAGCCCCGCAAACGTCCACGATCCTCGTTCGTCCGGTTCGAAGCCGCGCAGCCGAACGAGACCTGGCAGTCCGACTTCACCCACTGGCGCCTCGCCGACGCCACCGACGTGGAGATCCTGAACTGGCTCGACGACCACTCCCGACTCCTCCTCAGCTGCACCGCCCACCACCCCGTCACCGGCCGCACCGTCGTGGACACGTTCCGCGCCGCCGTCGACACCTACGGCCCGCCCGCTTCCACCCTCACCGATAACGGACGGGTCTACACCGCCCGGCACGCCAGAGCCCGCAACGAGTTCGAATACGTCCTCGCCGCCCTCGGCATCGTGCAGAAGAACGGCGCCCCGAACCACCCGCAGACGCAAGGGAAGATCGAACGGTTCCATCAGACCCTGAAACGCTGGCTCGCGGCACGACCGCGCGCGCACACGATCCCCGAGCTGCAGGCCCAGCTCGACCAATTCCGGGATCACTACAACACCGCCCGCCCACACCGCGCCCACGGCACCACCCCCGCCGCGGCCTACGCCGCCACTGCGAAAGCCGCTCCCGCCGGGCACAGCGACCACACGCACTACCGGGTCCGTCACGACCACGTCGGCACCAACGGCAAGATCAGCTTCCGCCGCGCCGGCCGCATGCACCACCTCGGCGTCGGCGCCCTCCACCGCGGCGCGCCCGTCATCCTCATCGCCGACGACACCACCATCACCGTCGTCGCCACCCGCACCGGCGAGATCATCGCCTCTAACCAAATCCAGCCCGACAAGACCTACTGGCGCAACACGATGAAAGCCCCCGGCCGATGGCCGGAGGCTTTCAAACCGTGA